A single region of the Phycisphaerae bacterium RAS1 genome encodes:
- a CDS encoding Tetratricopeptide repeat protein — translation MDAFIELTYTRRIDDRDVHLVAILPTVRPLSIGGNPSDLRLPGVAAGVSYAIIGHTDGRFTIEREAAGDAVRVNDDPLDDPPRELRDGDIIAIDGYCLQFHEGELPEGEMHFDTPLRWRLRIPGVVQHGESIEIEDASSPYTTEFQTLAQPAWQAKDFDAIEREAARELRRIDRLDEVNQLSRYCQFLWRARITAASRAERADEAEQLCREAVALYPDSAPLLVWLGMSLLRRKQWQEAAEAFRRAQRTAGVVDLFELHVARLGALLALDEAAAAAPIASSRSRADAAAAEPAPLRTDAPGDEALLFFLARANNVYGPEDFVQFRFLGRIEKPGEAEFVQRWEIIDRSTGTTRQRRVVAPGLPWADPALVTEVSLVAKMLTRDEPEWSRGLIDASHETRMLRVQPVQFEDAAVEFICRSRPAGAECLRLSTTSASGGIVLVVAWQPKPHSGDVVYQQGRLKVAVAESAVETVTNARIAVVRVRRRPTLVLWSQSFSPIIIDQIGGAVRATRRLGAQISVPSWLLIGLVLIGLLRLGMTLLGR, via the coding sequence TTGGACGCCTTCATCGAGCTGACATATACGCGCCGCATCGACGACCGCGATGTCCACCTCGTGGCCATCCTGCCCACGGTGCGCCCGCTCTCGATTGGCGGCAACCCGAGCGACCTGCGCCTGCCCGGCGTCGCCGCCGGCGTTTCATACGCCATCATTGGCCATACGGACGGCCGCTTCACCATCGAGCGCGAGGCCGCCGGCGACGCCGTCCGCGTCAATGACGACCCACTCGACGATCCGCCGCGCGAGCTCCGCGACGGCGACATCATCGCCATCGACGGCTACTGCCTGCAGTTTCACGAGGGCGAGCTGCCCGAAGGCGAGATGCACTTCGACACGCCCCTGCGCTGGCGGCTGCGCATTCCCGGCGTCGTCCAGCACGGGGAGTCAATCGAGATCGAGGACGCCTCTTCGCCCTACACCACCGAATTCCAGACGCTCGCTCAGCCGGCCTGGCAGGCCAAGGACTTCGACGCCATCGAGCGCGAGGCGGCCCGCGAGCTGCGTCGAATCGACCGGCTCGACGAGGTGAACCAGCTCTCCCGCTACTGCCAGTTTCTCTGGCGGGCGCGGATCACCGCCGCATCGCGCGCCGAGCGAGCCGACGAGGCCGAGCAGCTCTGTCGCGAGGCGGTCGCGCTCTACCCGGACAGCGCCCCCTTGCTGGTCTGGCTCGGAATGTCTCTGCTGCGTCGTAAGCAGTGGCAAGAGGCGGCGGAGGCGTTTCGGCGGGCGCAGCGGACGGCGGGCGTGGTGGACCTGTTTGAGCTGCACGTGGCACGGCTCGGGGCTCTGCTGGCGCTGGACGAGGCCGCCGCCGCGGCGCCGATCGCTTCGAGCCGTTCACGCGCCGACGCGGCCGCGGCTGAGCCGGCGCCGCTGCGCACCGACGCCCCCGGCGACGAGGCGCTGCTGTTTTTCCTGGCGCGGGCGAACAACGTCTACGGCCCGGAGGATTTCGTGCAGTTCCGCTTTCTGGGCCGAATCGAGAAGCCGGGGGAAGCCGAATTCGTGCAGCGCTGGGAGATCATCGACCGTTCGACCGGCACGACGAGGCAGCGGCGCGTCGTCGCGCCGGGTTTGCCATGGGCCGATCCGGCCCTGGTCACCGAAGTTTCGCTGGTCGCCAAGATGCTGACGCGCGACGAACCCGAGTGGTCGCGCGGCCTGATCGACGCCTCTCACGAAACCCGCATGCTCCGCGTCCAGCCGGTTCAGTTCGAGGACGCCGCCGTCGAGTTCATCTGCCGCTCGCGCCCCGCCGGGGCCGAATGCCTGCGGCTGTCGACGACGTCCGCGTCCGGCGGGATCGTGCTGGTGGTCGCGTGGCAGCCGAAGCCGCACTCGGGCGACGTGGTATATCAGCAGGGGCGGCTGAAAGTCGCGGTGGCGGAGTCGGCGGTCGAGACCGTCACCAACGCGCGCATCGCGGTGGTGAGGGTGCGCCGGCGGCCGACGCTGGTGCTGTGGAGCCAGAGCTTCTCGCCGATCATTATCGACCAGATCGGGGGCGCGGTGCGCGCCACCCGCCGCCTGGGAGCGCAGATTTCCGTGCCGTCCTGGCTGCTGATCGGACTGGTGCTGATCGGGCTGCTGCGGCTGGGGATGACGCTGCTAGGCCGGTAG
- a CDS encoding putative permease YjgP/YjgQ family protein has protein sequence MTTLHGYILRELVKTFLLTLLALTALFSMGGGLFNLLKYEGVTAADVVRVMPMLIPIALTLTMPLAALFAATMTYGRMAADNEFLACKAAGINLHRLFLAVALLGVFVALFTAVFASYVAPGLMRALDHFARTNLRDLAAGQLRSKGYVRIEPPGGEKFLITAEGVEAVSDDDLRTKNFPVGPKISYLFVNGPSFVHRDRHDNLVRFTSAEWGLCKFDAGHDPMQIALYVAKGRDFDIGRSAALIDQQQIDVLEVPLRIKERPSFVDLDTLMQWRREPENAGEIRLDVDRFRLAMACELYYAEAAQRLAKGGVVSLPAEANHVYELSADEAEATPRCLNLAGVRVIDGRSDGVKLLEYHAPRGQLVIRPQESGELHAAVSLTPSGSQNVVEYNLRSSNPRAGRNKAEETLAGITLSPDDVAGLKAFPPAAMIDPQTPMPISEALREQRKKLQANAAQLRRKVTSQIHWRLASSTSAIVTVVMGAVLGLMFRGSRALTAFALAFIPFGAVGVVIALGRQLTEKGGTEQIGPFVIWGGLVLVAVADGVLLRFGVRR, from the coding sequence ATGACGACGCTGCACGGCTACATTCTGCGCGAGCTCGTCAAGACGTTCCTGCTCACGCTGCTGGCGCTGACGGCCCTGTTCAGCATGGGCGGCGGGCTGTTCAACCTGCTGAAATACGAGGGGGTGACGGCGGCGGACGTCGTGCGCGTCATGCCGATGCTGATCCCGATCGCATTGACGCTGACGATGCCGCTGGCGGCGCTCTTCGCCGCCACGATGACCTATGGCCGAATGGCCGCCGACAACGAGTTCCTGGCGTGCAAAGCGGCCGGGATCAACCTGCACCGGCTGTTTCTGGCCGTGGCGCTGCTGGGCGTCTTCGTGGCGCTCTTTACGGCGGTTTTCGCCAGCTACGTGGCGCCGGGGCTGATGCGCGCGCTGGACCATTTCGCGCGGACGAACCTGCGCGACCTGGCGGCCGGACAATTGCGCTCGAAAGGGTACGTGCGGATCGAGCCGCCCGGCGGGGAGAAGTTCCTGATTACGGCGGAGGGGGTTGAGGCCGTCAGCGACGACGACCTGCGGACCAAGAATTTCCCGGTCGGACCGAAGATCAGCTATCTCTTCGTCAACGGACCGTCTTTCGTTCATCGCGATCGGCACGACAACCTGGTGCGCTTCACGTCGGCCGAGTGGGGGCTGTGCAAGTTCGACGCCGGGCACGATCCGATGCAGATTGCGCTGTACGTCGCCAAGGGCCGCGACTTCGACATCGGCAGAAGCGCGGCGCTGATTGATCAGCAGCAGATCGACGTGCTGGAGGTGCCGCTGCGGATCAAGGAGCGTCCGTCGTTCGTCGATCTGGATACGCTCATGCAGTGGCGCCGCGAGCCGGAGAACGCGGGCGAGATCCGGCTCGACGTGGACAGGTTCCGTCTCGCCATGGCGTGTGAGCTGTACTATGCCGAGGCGGCCCAGCGGCTGGCGAAGGGAGGGGTGGTTTCGCTGCCGGCCGAGGCGAATCACGTGTACGAGCTCTCGGCCGACGAGGCGGAGGCGACGCCGCGCTGCCTCAACCTGGCGGGTGTGCGCGTCATCGACGGCCGCAGCGACGGCGTGAAACTGCTGGAGTACCACGCGCCGCGCGGGCAGTTGGTGATCCGGCCGCAGGAATCGGGAGAGTTGCACGCCGCTGTGTCGCTGACGCCGAGCGGGTCGCAAAACGTCGTGGAATACAACCTGCGCTCGTCGAACCCGCGCGCCGGACGGAACAAGGCCGAGGAGACGCTGGCGGGCATCACGCTGTCGCCGGACGATGTCGCCGGGCTGAAGGCTTTTCCGCCGGCGGCGATGATCGATCCGCAGACGCCGATGCCGATCTCGGAGGCGCTGCGGGAACAGCGAAAAAAACTTCAGGCAAACGCGGCCCAGCTTCGCCGCAAGGTCACGTCGCAGATTCACTGGCGGCTGGCGTCGTCGACCAGCGCGATCGTGACGGTCGTGATGGGCGCCGTTCTCGGATTGATGTTCCGCGGGTCGCGGGCGCTGACGGCGTTCGCGCTGGCGTTCATCCCGTTCGGCGCGGTCGGCGTGGTCATCGCCCTCGGGCGGCAACTCACGGAAAAAGGCGGAACCGAGCAGATCGGGCCGTTTGTGATTTGGGGCGGACTGGTGCTCGTGGCGGTCGCGGACGGCGTTCTGCTGCGTTTCGGGGTGCGACGATGA
- the gdhA_2 gene encoding Glutamate dehydrogenase: MHKSMPDVDLLFGESPALKRALVNFEAAAREINLDPNVAARLRRPERVLIVSVPVRMDDGHVEVFTGFRAQHNDSLGPFKGGIRFHPEVDLGEVTALAMQMTWKCALVGLPLGGAKGAVRCDPMQLSYTETQRLTRRYTAEISAVIGPHVDIPAPDMGTNERTMAWFMDTYSQRAGRFTPNVVTGKPVDVGGSALRRESTGRGVVYCVEEAAGEIGLKLAGASVVLHGFGNVGTYAAETFVKRGAKVIGVADISGGYLNPKGFDVAELIHYAAENRSLAGYKNADKIAGDDVLTVPCDILVPAATGHVITAQNAPKVRCKILAEGANGPTMPDADVILDQMGVFTIPDILCNAGGVTVSYFEWVQGGMNFFWSEDEIDTRLSNVLRPAFRRVREFAKKRKLSNRVASQCVAIDRVDRVMRLRGLYA; the protein is encoded by the coding sequence ATGCACAAGTCCATGCCCGACGTCGATCTGCTTTTCGGCGAATCCCCGGCCCTGAAACGCGCCCTGGTCAATTTCGAGGCCGCCGCGCGGGAGATCAATCTTGATCCGAACGTTGCGGCCCGTCTGCGGCGGCCGGAACGTGTGCTGATCGTGTCCGTGCCGGTGCGGATGGATGATGGGCATGTCGAAGTTTTCACCGGCTTTCGGGCGCAGCACAACGACTCGCTCGGTCCTTTCAAGGGCGGCATTCGCTTTCATCCGGAGGTGGACCTGGGCGAGGTGACGGCGTTGGCGATGCAGATGACCTGGAAGTGCGCCCTGGTGGGGCTGCCGCTGGGCGGGGCCAAGGGGGCCGTCCGGTGCGACCCGATGCAACTCAGCTACACCGAGACGCAGCGGCTGACACGGCGCTACACGGCCGAGATTTCCGCGGTCATCGGCCCGCACGTCGACATCCCCGCGCCGGACATGGGCACGAACGAGCGCACCATGGCCTGGTTCATGGACACCTACAGCCAGCGGGCCGGACGTTTCACTCCCAACGTCGTCACCGGCAAACCGGTCGACGTGGGCGGCTCGGCGCTGCGGCGCGAGTCGACCGGCCGCGGCGTGGTTTACTGCGTCGAGGAAGCGGCCGGCGAGATCGGGCTGAAGCTGGCCGGCGCCAGCGTCGTGCTGCACGGTTTTGGCAACGTCGGCACTTACGCGGCTGAAACGTTCGTCAAGCGCGGAGCGAAGGTCATCGGCGTGGCGGACATTTCAGGCGGCTATCTGAATCCGAAGGGGTTCGACGTGGCCGAGCTGATCCACTACGCCGCCGAGAACCGCTCGCTGGCGGGCTACAAGAATGCCGACAAGATCGCCGGCGACGATGTGTTGACGGTCCCGTGCGACATCCTCGTGCCGGCGGCGACCGGGCACGTCATCACCGCCCAGAACGCGCCGAAGGTCCGCTGCAAGATTCTGGCCGAGGGCGCGAACGGTCCGACCATGCCCGACGCCGACGTGATTCTCGACCAGATGGGCGTCTTCACGATTCCCGACATTCTCTGCAATGCCGGGGGCGTGACCGTGTCCTACTTCGAATGGGTGCAGGGCGGCATGAACTTCTTCTGGAGTGAGGACGAGATCGACACGCGGCTCTCAAACGTGCTGCGGCCCGCCTTTCGCCGCGTGCGAGAGTTTGCGAAGAAGCGCAAGCTGAGCAATCGCGTGGCGTCGCAGTGCGTGGCGATCGACCGGGTCGATCGGGTGATGCGGCTGCGCGGGCTCTACGCCTGA
- a CDS encoding Bacterial leucyl aminopeptidase precursor has translation MVRCALKSFAFAACVLWASVVVARTDEPAQHDIAAYRDAATRIIAHCEKGTDGYRKLAHLCDDIGPRLSGSENLEKAVAWTQEELRRDGLENVRAEKVMVPRWVRGRESIEMLAPRRVSLPMLGLGGSVGTPPEGIEAEVICVPNERELKRIAEATPEKVAGKIVLFNFPMPPYDPVRGSGYGGAVRFRSVGARWAAGYGAVASLIRSCTARSLRSPHTGAMDYGDVRKRIPAAALSIEDVEMIARLQERGVPVRVKISMEARDEGLVPSANVVAELRGREKPDEIVVIGGHLDSWDVGQGALDDGGGSVTCMEVLNVLKKLDLTPRRTIRVVLFTNEENGLAGGKQYAEDHKDELARHVAAIEHDSGVFQPQGFGVSLADEEKQKKAVERLGQIVKLLEPLGPMKATPGGGGADISAMRPAGVPLLGADVDGATYFDYHHTHADTIDKVDPKLLDKNVAAMAVVAYVLADMPERLGD, from the coding sequence ATGGTTCGGTGTGCTCTAAAGTCATTTGCTTTCGCAGCCTGCGTTCTCTGGGCTTCAGTCGTCGTGGCCCGCACCGACGAACCCGCTCAGCACGACATCGCCGCCTACCGCGACGCCGCAACCAGGATCATCGCGCACTGCGAGAAGGGCACGGACGGCTATCGCAAGCTCGCGCACCTGTGCGACGACATCGGCCCGCGGCTCAGCGGCTCCGAGAACCTGGAAAAGGCCGTCGCCTGGACGCAGGAAGAGCTCCGCCGCGATGGCCTGGAAAACGTCCGCGCCGAAAAGGTGATGGTGCCGCGCTGGGTTCGCGGCCGGGAGTCGATCGAAATGCTCGCCCCGCGGCGAGTCAGCCTGCCCATGCTCGGCCTGGGCGGCTCGGTGGGCACGCCGCCGGAAGGCATCGAAGCCGAAGTGATCTGCGTTCCGAACGAGCGCGAGCTGAAACGCATCGCCGAAGCGACGCCCGAAAAGGTCGCCGGCAAGATCGTGCTTTTCAATTTTCCCATGCCGCCCTACGACCCGGTCCGTGGCAGCGGCTATGGCGGCGCCGTGCGCTTCCGCTCGGTCGGGGCCCGCTGGGCCGCCGGATACGGCGCCGTCGCCTCGCTCATCCGCTCCTGCACCGCCCGCAGCCTGCGTTCGCCGCACACGGGCGCGATGGATTACGGCGACGTGCGAAAGCGAATTCCGGCCGCCGCCCTCAGCATCGAAGACGTCGAGATGATCGCCCGCCTTCAGGAGCGCGGCGTCCCGGTGCGCGTGAAAATCTCGATGGAGGCTCGCGACGAAGGCCTGGTCCCCTCGGCCAACGTCGTCGCCGAGCTGCGCGGCCGTGAGAAGCCGGATGAGATCGTCGTCATCGGCGGACACCTGGATTCGTGGGACGTCGGCCAGGGCGCGCTCGATGACGGCGGCGGCAGCGTCACGTGCATGGAAGTGCTCAACGTGCTCAAGAAACTCGACTTGACCCCGCGCCGCACCATCCGCGTCGTGTTGTTCACCAACGAAGAGAACGGCCTGGCCGGCGGCAAGCAGTACGCCGAAGACCACAAGGACGAACTGGCCCGCCACGTCGCCGCCATCGAGCACGACTCGGGCGTGTTCCAGCCGCAGGGCTTCGGCGTTTCGCTCGCCGATGAGGAAAAGCAGAAGAAAGCGGTCGAGCGGCTGGGACAGATCGTGAAATTGCTGGAGCCGCTGGGGCCGATGAAGGCCACGCCCGGCGGCGGCGGGGCGGACATCAGCGCCATGCGCCCGGCGGGTGTTCCGCTCCTCGGGGCTGACGTCGATGGCGCGACGTACTTCGATTACCACCACACGCACGCGGACACGATTGACAAGGTCGATCCGAAGCTGCTCGACAAGAACGTCGCGGCGATGGCGGTCGTGGCGTACGTGCTGGCCGACATGCCGGAACGTCTGGGGGACTAG
- a CDS encoding Type I phosphodiesterase / nucleotide pyrophosphatase — protein sequence MNGAVATTSTALPSAAPVPAPTPAPAANRPLRAVAARQLIIGLDGATFDVLDPMMAAGRMPNLKRFIETGVRGILYSTRPPITPAAWTTFMTGKGPGRHGILDFEKFDPFTHTLSFNSTYEIREKTLWELLTEKGLRVGSINVPMTYPPKPVNGFTISGFETPSVDSEFTWPHELKQEIFKVLPDYNYRTNWKRKALGGDATLAENLEYICRSFDQGLTLAQHCGDKFGWDVLMVLFKLVDNLQHKAWKYLDPRTAPQYGQRADMTAGCFNRLDRVLGELFKYAERNDATVIIMSDHGHGSLDGKAQPNLLLKNWGYLSLRSTWDRAGIRAGYWMHRLTKGKVTRFEQGSRGIERELAVDWPRTKACVMHAGIYGFLYLNLKGRGPHGVVEPGEYEPLRSEIAAKLASVTAIDPQGKTIRVFPQIYKTEELYGCQRDENPNLPDLLLSPYPGLAVVRKIRGTQAVRWMPPHRMEGTHREEGVLAVGGPGVRRGARLDANIIDIAPTVLAGLGLRVPLDMEGRVLREAFVTEPTVEREPPIKKVFEEQAEVYSEADRRILEKRLSELGYLE from the coding sequence ATGAACGGCGCCGTTGCCACGACATCCACCGCCCTCCCTTCCGCGGCGCCGGTCCCCGCGCCGACCCCGGCGCCCGCCGCCAATCGTCCGCTGCGGGCGGTCGCGGCGAGGCAGCTCATCATCGGCCTCGATGGCGCCACGTTCGATGTGCTCGACCCCATGATGGCCGCCGGGCGCATGCCGAACCTGAAGCGCTTCATTGAGACCGGCGTCCGCGGCATCCTCTATTCGACGCGCCCGCCGATCACGCCCGCCGCATGGACCACGTTCATGACGGGCAAGGGGCCGGGCCGGCACGGCATTCTCGATTTCGAGAAGTTTGATCCCTTCACGCACACGCTATCGTTCAATAGCACGTACGAAATCCGCGAGAAAACGCTCTGGGAGCTGCTCACCGAGAAGGGCCTCCGCGTCGGCAGCATCAACGTGCCGATGACCTATCCGCCCAAGCCGGTCAACGGCTTCACCATCAGCGGCTTCGAGACGCCCAGCGTCGATTCCGAATTCACCTGGCCGCACGAGCTGAAGCAGGAGATATTCAAAGTCCTGCCCGACTACAACTATCGCACCAACTGGAAGCGCAAGGCCCTCGGCGGCGACGCCACGCTCGCGGAGAACCTTGAGTACATCTGCCGCAGCTTCGACCAGGGCCTGACGCTTGCCCAGCATTGCGGCGACAAGTTCGGGTGGGACGTGCTCATGGTGCTCTTCAAGCTGGTCGACAACCTTCAGCACAAGGCCTGGAAGTATCTCGACCCGCGCACCGCGCCGCAGTACGGCCAGCGGGCGGACATGACCGCCGGCTGCTTCAACCGCCTCGACCGCGTGCTGGGCGAGCTGTTCAAGTACGCCGAGCGCAACGACGCCACCGTCATCATCATGTCGGATCACGGCCACGGCAGCCTCGACGGAAAGGCCCAGCCGAACCTGCTGCTCAAGAACTGGGGCTACCTGTCGCTGCGAAGCACCTGGGACCGGGCCGGCATCCGCGCCGGATACTGGATGCACCGCCTCACCAAGGGCAAGGTGACGCGCTTCGAGCAGGGCAGCCGCGGCATCGAGCGCGAGCTGGCGGTCGATTGGCCGCGCACCAAGGCCTGCGTGATGCACGCCGGCATCTACGGCTTCCTCTATCTGAATCTCAAGGGCCGCGGGCCGCACGGCGTCGTCGAGCCGGGCGAGTATGAGCCGCTGCGCAGCGAAATCGCCGCCAAGCTCGCATCGGTCACGGCCATCGACCCGCAAGGCAAGACGATCCGCGTCTTCCCGCAGATTTACAAGACCGAAGAGCTCTACGGCTGCCAGCGCGACGAGAATCCGAACCTGCCCGACCTGTTGCTCTCGCCGTATCCGGGGCTGGCCGTCGTCCGCAAGATTCGCGGCACGCAGGCCGTCCGCTGGATGCCCCCGCACCGCATGGAAGGCACGCACCGCGAGGAGGGCGTGCTGGCGGTCGGCGGGCCGGGCGTGCGCCGCGGGGCGCGGCTGGACGCGAACATCATCGACATCGCGCCGACGGTGCTGGCGGGGCTGGGGCTGCGCGTCCCGCTCGACATGGAAGGGCGCGTGCTGCGCGAGGCGTTCGTCACGGAGCCGACGGTCGAACGCGAGCCGCCGATCAAGAAAGTGTTCGAAGAGCAGGCCGAGGTCTACTCCGAGGCCGACCGCCGCATTCTCGAAAAGCGGCTCAGCGAGCTCGGATACCTCGAGTAA
- a CDS encoding Bax inhibitor 1 like protein: MRTANPALNSTTFDNLVYAERDTDAMSLQGCAFKTLVLLGLVVLSASYTWERFFNAGLQAVVPWVWGGALAGMVLGLVTSFQRGWAPFTSPFYAVAEGLFLGGVSALLEERFKGIAFQAVFLTFGTLLCLLLAYVTRLIRPTENFKLGLAAATGAVFMLYLATFVLSFFGIQMPYIHSGGVIGIAVSAVIVVIAALNLVLDFDFIESGVQRRAPKHMEWYAAFGLLVTLVWLYFEILRLLAKARSNR; encoded by the coding sequence ATGCGAACCGCCAACCCGGCCCTGAACTCGACCACCTTCGACAACCTCGTCTATGCCGAGCGCGACACAGACGCCATGTCGCTCCAAGGCTGCGCGTTCAAGACGCTGGTGCTGCTGGGGCTGGTGGTGCTGTCCGCGTCCTACACCTGGGAGCGTTTCTTCAACGCCGGCCTGCAGGCCGTCGTGCCCTGGGTCTGGGGCGGGGCGCTGGCGGGGATGGTCCTCGGGCTGGTGACGTCCTTCCAGCGCGGCTGGGCGCCCTTCACATCGCCGTTCTACGCGGTCGCCGAGGGGCTGTTCCTGGGAGGCGTGTCGGCCCTGCTCGAGGAGCGCTTCAAAGGGATCGCGTTTCAGGCCGTGTTTCTGACGTTCGGCACGCTCCTGTGCCTGCTGCTGGCATACGTGACGCGCCTGATCCGGCCGACGGAGAATTTCAAGCTGGGCCTGGCCGCCGCCACCGGCGCGGTCTTCATGCTCTACCTGGCAACCTTCGTCCTGAGCTTCTTCGGAATCCAGATGCCGTACATCCACAGCGGCGGCGTGATCGGCATCGCCGTCTCGGCGGTAATAGTGGTCATCGCCGCGCTCAACCTGGTGCTCGATTTTGACTTCATCGAGTCCGGCGTGCAGCGCCGCGCGCCCAAGCACATGGAGTGGTACGCGGCCTTCGGGTTGCTGGTGACGCTGGTGTGGCTCTACTTCGAAATCCTGCGGCTGCTGGCCAAGGCCCGATCGAATCGCTGA
- a CDS encoding putative permease YjgP/YjgQ family protein yields MPIWLADSEVGPAFVERCTLTVIDRYIIRSFLGGYSVLMFVGIGLYILSDLLFNFDEFTENATLPVGAVLAAIADYYWYNIPLYFSQLNGPVMAMAGAFALGLMLKGNELAPLITAGVPLPRLAAPILGAALVIVIVWMANREILMPRIAGKIARSHDDLTGTRTQAVHCARDERNVILTAARFYARDGGLAKVLLIEPDDAGRPVSLIQADSADYDASRGVWRLSNGFRVAMGDPAADEGLGRGIRREPLVEYAFGLTPAQVLLQQSGQWADLMSLAQMNELLSTGNLPNRAAVVHSRDGRFMQPLLQWILLALAVPAFLCRAPTTVVSAGGKALLMCGALFFAAFVMQTLSGEDMLTRFATASPVIIFGSLAVYKLASVRT; encoded by the coding sequence ATGCCCATCTGGTTGGCTGACTCAGAAGTCGGCCCCGCGTTCGTGGAGCGATGCACGTTGACCGTCATTGACCGCTACATCATTCGCAGCTTTCTCGGCGGCTACAGCGTGCTGATGTTCGTCGGCATCGGGCTGTACATCCTGAGCGATCTGCTTTTCAACTTCGACGAGTTCACCGAGAACGCCACGCTGCCGGTGGGGGCCGTGCTGGCGGCGATCGCCGATTACTACTGGTACAATATCCCCCTTTATTTCTCCCAGCTCAACGGGCCGGTGATGGCCATGGCCGGCGCCTTTGCGCTCGGGCTGATGCTGAAGGGCAACGAGTTGGCGCCGCTGATCACCGCCGGCGTGCCGCTGCCGCGCCTCGCGGCGCCGATTCTGGGGGCGGCGCTGGTGATCGTCATCGTGTGGATGGCCAACCGCGAGATTCTCATGCCGCGGATCGCGGGCAAGATCGCGCGGTCGCACGATGACCTGACCGGTACGCGAACCCAGGCGGTTCACTGCGCCCGCGACGAGAGAAACGTGATCCTCACCGCCGCCCGGTTCTATGCCCGCGACGGCGGCCTGGCCAAGGTGCTGCTGATCGAGCCGGACGACGCCGGACGCCCCGTTTCGCTGATTCAGGCCGATTCGGCGGACTACGACGCGTCGCGCGGCGTGTGGCGGCTGAGCAACGGCTTTCGCGTTGCGATGGGCGATCCCGCCGCGGATGAGGGGTTGGGCCGCGGCATTCGGCGCGAACCGCTCGTGGAGTACGCCTTCGGGCTCACGCCGGCACAGGTCCTGTTGCAGCAGTCCGGGCAGTGGGCCGACCTGATGAGCCTCGCGCAGATGAACGAGTTGCTGTCCACCGGCAACCTGCCCAACCGGGCCGCGGTGGTTCACAGCCGCGATGGGCGGTTCATGCAGCCCCTGCTTCAGTGGATCCTGCTTGCCCTGGCGGTTCCGGCGTTTCTATGCCGCGCGCCGACGACGGTGGTAAGCGCCGGAGGAAAAGCGCTGCTGATGTGCGGGGCGCTGTTCTTTGCCGCGTTCGTGATGCAGACGCTGAGCGGCGAAGACATGCTGACGCGCTTCGCGACCGCGTCGCCGGTGATCATCTTCGGGTCGCTGGCCGTGTATAAGCTGGCGAGCGTGCGGACGTAG
- a CDS encoding PHP domain protein — MNDLLAPILEYARQCEVDRPPHWEKVAGTRIDLHCHSTYSDETLQFLPGIVYHPLLTPHEVYRLAKSRGMDFVTITDHDTIDGCKALLDEHGDLADFIVGEEVSVEFPDDGTVVHVNVFDHTEAQHREIQRLRRNIHEFVAYVGGIGKLFVLNHLTWTEQHRVLTSRQLETMLELFPVFEGINGTRSYPHNAFAWYATRGRNKVLVAGSDSHTHRVGTTYTLTQGRTRREVLSSILAGKAAICGAFGTPEKLREDVWIVLQKNVERRLAETGSFWEKVITRAVGRFGKTVYPLVCFGYHKRQNVLIRGFVEALPA; from the coding sequence ATGAACGACCTGCTGGCGCCTATCCTCGAATACGCCCGGCAGTGCGAGGTTGACCGGCCCCCTCACTGGGAAAAGGTCGCCGGCACGCGCATCGACCTGCATTGTCATTCGACCTACTCCGACGAAACGCTTCAATTCCTGCCCGGCATCGTCTATCACCCGCTGCTCACGCCGCACGAGGTTTACCGCCTGGCCAAATCGCGCGGCATGGACTTCGTCACAATCACCGACCACGACACCATCGACGGCTGCAAGGCCCTGCTCGACGAGCACGGCGACCTGGCTGACTTCATCGTCGGCGAGGAGGTCTCGGTCGAGTTTCCGGATGACGGCACGGTCGTGCACGTGAACGTGTTCGACCATACTGAGGCCCAGCATCGCGAAATCCAGCGTCTCCGCCGCAATATTCACGAGTTCGTCGCCTACGTCGGCGGCATCGGCAAGCTCTTCGTGCTCAACCACCTGACCTGGACCGAGCAGCACCGCGTGCTCACCTCCCGGCAACTGGAGACCATGCTCGAGCTCTTCCCGGTTTTCGAGGGAATCAACGGCACCCGCAGCTACCCGCACAACGCCTTCGCCTGGTACGCCACCCGCGGCCGAAACAAGGTGCTGGTGGCCGGCAGCGACTCGCACACCCATCGCGTCGGCACCACCTACACCCTGACGCAGGGGCGCACCCGCCGCGAGGTCCTGTCCAGCATCCTCGCCGGGAAGGCCGCCATCTGCGGCGCCTTCGGCACGCCCGAAAAACTCCGCGAAGACGTGTGGATCGTGCTGCAGAAGAACGTGGAGCGCCGCTTGGCGGAGACCGGCAGTTTCTGGGAGAAAGTCATCACCCGCGCCGTCGGCCGCTTCGGCAAAACCGTCTACCCGCTGGTCTGCTTCGGCTACCACAAGCGGCAGAACGTGCTCATCCGCGGGTTCGTCGAGGCCCTACCGGCCTAG